A region from the Pseudomonas sp. P8_229 genome encodes:
- the era gene encoding GTPase Era, which produces MTDTNATRCGYVAIVGRPNVGKSTLLNHILGQKLAITSRKPQTTRHNMLGIKTEGDVQAIYVDTPGMHKGGEKALNRYMNKTASAALKDVDVVIFVVDRTKWTEEDQMVLERVQYVTGPLIVALNKTDRIEDKAELMPHLSWLQEQLPNAQIIPISAQHGHNLEALEKVIADHLPENDHFFPEDQITDRSSRFLAAELVREKIMRQMGAELPYQITVEIEEFKQQGKTLHIHALILVERDGQKKIIIGDKGERIKRIGTEARKDMELLFDSKIMLNLWVKVKGGWSDDERALRSLGYGDL; this is translated from the coding sequence ATGACTGATACAAACGCAACTCGCTGTGGCTACGTTGCCATCGTCGGCCGTCCCAACGTGGGCAAGTCCACGCTGCTGAACCACATTCTGGGGCAGAAGCTGGCGATCACCTCGCGCAAGCCGCAGACCACCCGTCACAACATGCTCGGGATCAAGACCGAGGGTGACGTGCAGGCGATCTACGTCGACACCCCTGGCATGCACAAGGGTGGCGAAAAGGCCCTGAACCGCTACATGAACAAGACCGCTTCGGCAGCGTTGAAAGACGTCGATGTGGTGATCTTCGTGGTCGACCGCACCAAGTGGACCGAAGAAGACCAGATGGTTCTGGAGCGTGTGCAGTACGTGACCGGCCCGCTGATCGTCGCGCTGAACAAGACCGACCGCATCGAAGACAAAGCCGAGCTGATGCCGCACCTCAGCTGGTTGCAGGAACAACTGCCGAACGCGCAGATCATTCCGATTTCCGCGCAGCACGGGCACAACCTGGAAGCGCTGGAAAAGGTCATCGCCGATCATCTGCCGGAGAACGATCACTTCTTCCCGGAAGACCAGATCACCGACCGCAGCAGCCGTTTCCTCGCTGCCGAACTGGTGCGTGAGAAAATCATGCGCCAGATGGGTGCAGAGCTGCCGTACCAGATCACCGTCGAGATCGAAGAGTTCAAGCAACAAGGCAAGACCCTGCACATTCACGCGCTGATCCTCGTCGAGCGTGACGGTCAGAAGAAGATCATCATTGGCGACAAGGGCGAACGCATCAAGCGCATCGGCACCGAAGCGCGCAAGGACATGGAGCTGCTGTTCGACTCCAAGATCATGCTCAACCTGTGGGTGAAGGTGAAGGGCGGCTGGTCCGACGACGAGCGTGCACTGCGTTCGCTGGGTTACGGCGACCTGTAA
- the pdxJ gene encoding pyridoxine 5'-phosphate synthase, which translates to MTTSNRILLGVNIDHVATLRQARGTRYPDPVKAALDAEEAGADGITVHLREDRRHIQERDVLLLKDVLQTRMNFEMGVTEEMMAFAERIRPAHICLVPETRQELTTEGGLDVAGQEERIKAAVERLSKIGSEVSLFIDADERQIAASKRVGAPAIELHTGRYADAETPTEVAEELKRVADGVAFGLAQGLIVNAGHGLHYHNVEAVAEIKGINELNIGHALVAHALFVGFKSAVSEMKALILAAAKH; encoded by the coding sequence GTGACCACCAGCAATCGCATTCTTCTTGGCGTGAACATCGACCACGTCGCCACCCTGCGTCAGGCCCGTGGCACGCGCTACCCGGATCCGGTCAAGGCTGCGCTGGACGCGGAAGAGGCGGGTGCCGACGGCATCACCGTGCACCTGCGCGAAGACCGTCGGCACATTCAGGAGCGCGATGTGCTGTTGCTCAAGGACGTGCTGCAGACCCGCATGAACTTTGAAATGGGCGTCACCGAAGAAATGATGGCGTTCGCCGAGCGCATCCGTCCGGCACACATCTGCCTGGTGCCGGAAACCCGTCAGGAATTGACCACCGAAGGCGGTCTGGATGTGGCGGGGCAGGAGGAGCGCATCAAGGCAGCGGTCGAGCGCCTGTCGAAAATCGGTAGTGAAGTGTCGCTGTTCATCGATGCCGACGAACGCCAGATTGCGGCCTCGAAGCGCGTTGGTGCGCCGGCGATCGAACTGCACACCGGGCGTTATGCCGATGCCGAGACCCCGACCGAAGTCGCGGAAGAATTAAAGCGTGTGGCGGACGGCGTGGCGTTTGGTCTGGCGCAGGGCCTGATCGTCAATGCCGGCCATGGCCTGCACTACCACAACGTTGAAGCCGTGGCGGAGATCAAGGGCATCAACGAATTGAACATCGGCCACGCGCTGGTGGCGCATGCGTTGTTCGTCGGGTTCAAGTCTGCCGTATCGGAAATGAAGGCGCTGATCCTGGCTGCCGCCAAGCACTAA
- the recO gene encoding DNA repair protein RecO, which translates to MSQTPPPAQPAYVLHSRAYRETSALVDFLTPQGRLRAVLRSARGKAGTLARPFVPLEVEFRGKGELKNVGRMESAGNATWMVGEALFSGLYLNELLIRLLPAEDPHPAVFDHYAATLLALAEGRPLEPLLRSFEWRLLDDLGYGFSLNADIHGEPIAPDGLYRLQVDAGLERVYLLQPGLFNGVELLAMAEADWTAPGALSAAKRLMRQALAVHLGGRPLVSRELFRKP; encoded by the coding sequence ATGTCGCAAACCCCGCCTCCGGCCCAACCCGCCTACGTCCTGCATTCGCGTGCCTACCGCGAAACCAGCGCGCTGGTCGACTTCCTCACGCCGCAAGGTCGGCTGCGGGCGGTGTTGCGCAGTGCGCGGGGCAAGGCCGGGACACTGGCACGACCGTTCGTGCCGCTGGAAGTGGAGTTTCGTGGCAAGGGTGAGCTGAAGAACGTCGGGCGCATGGAAAGTGCCGGTAACGCGACCTGGATGGTCGGCGAGGCCCTGTTCAGTGGCCTCTATCTCAACGAACTGTTGATCCGTCTGCTGCCCGCCGAAGACCCGCACCCGGCGGTGTTCGACCACTACGCCGCGACGCTGCTGGCCTTGGCCGAAGGGCGGCCGCTGGAGCCGTTGCTGCGCTCCTTCGAATGGCGCCTGTTGGACGACCTCGGTTACGGCTTCTCCCTGAATGCCGATATCCACGGTGAGCCCATCGCGCCGGATGGCCTCTATCGTCTGCAAGTCGATGCCGGGCTTGAGCGCGTCTACCTGCTGCAACCAGGCTTGTTCAACGGCGTTGAATTACTGGCCATGGCCGAAGCCGATTGGACCGCCCCGGGAGCCCTGTCGGCGGCCAAGCGTCTGATGCGTCAGGCACTGGCTGTTCATCTCGGTGGGCGCCCCCTCGTCAGCCGCGAGCTATTTCGCAAGCCCTGA
- the mltF gene encoding membrane-bound lytic murein transglycosylase MltF, which yields MFFPTALRPRYAKWLIATGLFLMLGGCVDKPNTLERVKEDGVLRVITRNSPATYFQDRSGETGFEYELVKRFADDLGVELKIETADNLDDLFNQIGKPNGPVLAAAGLVSSEDRKKQVRFSHSYLEVTPQIIYRNGQSRPTDPGDLVGKKIMVLKGSTHAEQLAELKKKFPGIEYEESDAVEVVDLLRMVDEGQIDLTLVDSNEVAMNQVYFTNIRVAFDLGDARSQSWAVGPGEDNSLLNEINAYLDKVQKNGTLQRLKDRYYGHVDVLGYMGATTFAQHLQQRLPKYEQHFKTYAKKEKVDWRLLAAIGYQESLWQPAVTSKTGVRGLMMLTQNTAQAMGVSNRLDPKQSIMGGAKYLAYMKDQLDDSIQEPDRTWFALAAYNVGSGHLDDARKLASREGLNPDKWLDVKKMLPRLSQKQWYSKTRYGYARGGEPVHFVANIRRYYDILTWVTQPQLEGDQVAEGNLHVPGIDKTKPAAEPAPL from the coding sequence ATGTTTTTCCCAACGGCTTTGCGTCCGCGGTACGCCAAATGGCTGATCGCAACCGGACTCTTCCTGATGCTCGGTGGCTGTGTTGATAAACCCAACACACTCGAGCGCGTAAAGGAGGACGGTGTGCTGCGGGTGATTACCCGTAACAGCCCCGCCACCTACTTTCAGGATCGCAGCGGTGAAACCGGCTTCGAATACGAGCTGGTGAAGCGCTTCGCCGACGATTTGGGGGTCGAGCTGAAAATCGAGACCGCCGACAACCTCGACGATCTGTTCAATCAGATTGGCAAGCCGAACGGCCCGGTACTGGCCGCGGCCGGTCTGGTCAGCAGTGAGGATCGCAAGAAGCAGGTGCGGTTCTCCCATTCTTACCTTGAAGTCACCCCGCAGATCATCTATCGCAACGGTCAGTCACGCCCCACCGATCCCGGCGATCTGGTCGGCAAAAAGATCATGGTGCTCAAGGGCAGCACCCACGCCGAACAGCTGGCAGAGCTGAAAAAGAAATTTCCCGGCATCGAGTACGAAGAATCCGACGCGGTGGAAGTGGTCGACCTGTTGCGCATGGTCGATGAAGGTCAGATCGACCTGACCCTGGTCGACTCCAACGAAGTGGCGATGAACCAGGTGTACTTCACCAACATCCGCGTGGCCTTCGACCTCGGCGATGCGCGCAGCCAGAGCTGGGCTGTTGGCCCGGGTGAAGACAACAGCCTGCTCAACGAGATCAACGCCTACCTCGACAAAGTGCAGAAGAACGGCACCCTGCAACGCTTGAAAGACCGCTACTACGGCCACGTCGATGTCCTCGGCTACATGGGCGCCACCACCTTCGCCCAGCACTTGCAGCAGCGCCTGCCCAAATACGAACAGCACTTCAAGACCTACGCCAAGAAAGAGAAGGTCGACTGGCGCCTGCTCGCGGCGATCGGCTATCAGGAATCGCTGTGGCAACCGGCGGTCACCTCGAAAACCGGTGTGCGCGGCCTGATGATGCTGACCCAGAACACCGCCCAGGCGATGGGCGTGTCAAACCGTCTCGACCCCAAGCAAAGCATCATGGGCGGCGCCAAGTACCTGGCCTATATGAAGGATCAGCTCGACGATTCGATTCAGGAACCAGACCGCACCTGGTTCGCGCTGGCCGCTTACAACGTCGGCAGCGGTCACCTCGATGACGCGCGCAAACTGGCGTCCCGCGAAGGCCTGAACCCGGACAAGTGGCTGGACGTGAAGAAGATGCTGCCACGCCTGTCGCAGAAGCAGTGGTACAGCAAGACCCGCTACGGCTACGCCCGGGGCGGCGAGCCGGTGCATTTTGTGGCGAACATCCGTCGCTACTACGACATCCTGACCTGGGTGACCCAGCCGCAGCTTGAAGGTGATCAGGTGGCCGAGGGCAACCTGCATGTGCCGGGGATCGACAAGACCAAGCCTGCTGCGGAACCTGCCCCGCTCTAA